A portion of the Bacillota bacterium genome contains these proteins:
- a CDS encoding family 20 glycosylhydrolase, whose amino-acid sequence MDLLDGYLEFGRQVNLVLTPEAGRFGTQAAEELAMAIRRKCGNIVNIIDGPGEGKAIYIGRSSESIAKDWWALNRYPLGSHDQGYFLDISDAGVFLSGDDHAGIFYGCKTLENLLELREGNLAAPKVKIRDFPDYRYRGLYIEDKWGPDLMTLDDWKKLIDFMAKIKLNFLGVGVYGCWCIQYDNKITEFLMLPLKNYPDLATPKTIRYYSPSKAGYVTLEYLPTMFAQDFFGEVIAYGKDHNVTVRPHFNSLGHNTLIPRHYPEVSSKDENSLPTGYGFCLSSPKTYEMMFKIYDEIIERYLLPNDVHSFHMGMDEIYPLIGIDPMEPKRSVDPWCKCKECSAKTREELLVEYLLRLMSHLSDKGIDQICLWNDQLVRHMDVLGDKFARQIEERGLKDKVVLEWWWYGLEPPESFRTLRSELGLKRWVNPMIGYYFWMINESYLQNIQLMTKLGYENGAEGIEPYGAYDPAFHRNYLALSEWSWNRETVDKPSDFRAKYAALLQGSPSSQAAEEAMAEFDKIVEPGPVRGLIVPHLMRDLTMMRNAFLELRSQLAGIVDSIRAGQRPRELAPLEWVLTRKA is encoded by the coding sequence ATGGACCTTTTGGATGGGTACCTTGAGTTCGGTAGGCAGGTAAATCTTGTGCTCACTCCAGAGGCAGGCCGCTTTGGGACCCAGGCTGCAGAGGAACTCGCCATGGCAATCCGCAGGAAATGCGGGAATATCGTAAATATCATAGATGGCCCGGGAGAGGGTAAGGCTATCTACATTGGCAGATCTTCCGAGAGTATTGCGAAGGATTGGTGGGCTCTTAACCGCTATCCTTTGGGAAGCCATGATCAAGGCTACTTCCTTGATATCTCCGATGCAGGGGTTTTCCTCTCAGGAGATGATCATGCTGGCATCTTCTATGGCTGCAAGACTCTCGAAAACCTTCTTGAGCTTAGAGAAGGGAACCTTGCGGCGCCGAAGGTGAAGATACGCGATTTTCCTGACTATCGCTATCGAGGGCTTTACATAGAAGATAAATGGGGCCCCGACCTCATGACTCTAGATGATTGGAAAAAGCTTATTGATTTCATGGCCAAAATAAAACTCAACTTCCTCGGGGTGGGAGTCTATGGGTGCTGGTGCATCCAATATGACAATAAGATAACGGAATTTCTTATGCTGCCTTTAAAGAATTATCCAGATCTCGCCACTCCCAAGACTATCCGCTACTACTCGCCAAGCAAGGCAGGTTATGTGACGCTGGAATACCTTCCTACTATGTTTGCTCAGGATTTCTTTGGCGAGGTCATAGCTTATGGTAAGGATCACAATGTGACTGTAAGGCCGCATTTCAACAGTCTAGGCCATAACACCCTAATTCCAAGGCATTACCCCGAGGTATCCTCAAAGGATGAGAATAGCCTTCCTACTGGATATGGTTTCTGCCTCTCTTCACCAAAGACATATGAGATGATGTTTAAGATCTATGACGAGATAATTGAGAGGTACCTGCTTCCCAATGATGTTCATTCCTTCCACATGGGAATGGATGAAATCTACCCGTTGATCGGGATCGATCCCATGGAACCTAAGCGGTCGGTGGATCCATGGTGTAAATGCAAAGAATGCAGTGCCAAAACCCGTGAAGAACTCCTAGTTGAATATCTTTTGCGACTCATGTCCCACCTTTCGGATAAGGGTATCGATCAGATCTGTCTGTGGAATGACCAATTAGTAAGGCATATGGATGTGCTTGGAGACAAATTCGCGCGCCAGATCGAGGAGAGGGGGCTCAAGGATAAGGTAGTTCTTGAGTGGTGGTGGTACGGACTCGAACCGCCCGAATCTTTCCGTACGCTGCGTTCAGAGCTCGGGCTCAAGCGGTGGGTTAATCCCATGATTGGCTATTATTTTTGGATGATCAACGAAAGTTATCTCCAAAACATCCAGCTTATGACGAAACTTGGATATGAGAATGGGGCTGAAGGGATTGAACCCTATGGAGCATACGACCCTGCTTTCCATAGGAACTACCTGGCGCTCTCAGAGTGGTCCTGGAACCGGGAGACGGTGGATAAGCCCTCAGACTTTCGGGCGAAGTACGCCGCACTGCTTCAAGGTTCTCCGTCTTCGCAGGCGGCAGAGGAGGCTATGGCTGAGTTCGATAAGATAGTCGAGCCTGGTCCGGTCAGAGGTCTCATAGTTCCACATCTCATGCGGGATCTCACCATGATGCGCAATGCATTCCTCGAATTACGCAGCCAACTTGCTGGGATCGTGGACTCCATCAGGGCAGGCCAAAGGCCTCGAGAATTGGCGCCCCTTGAGTGGGTCCTCACAAGGAAGGCTTGA
- a CDS encoding Gfo/Idh/MocA family oxidoreductase: MLEKVNVGLIGAGSMANSVHYPSLAEFPDVNMVAICDLVESKLNATADRFNITRRYIDYKEMIERERLDAVYILMPPHHLFDIVIYALKRGLHVFIEKPPAVTTFQAKSMARIAAENGCITMVGFNRRYIPMMTYGKRYVEERGKINQVVATFYKKSSAVYYDGVVDVIGCDAIHAVDALRWMAGSDAMEVASLESQYDDVVPNSWNAIVRFENGVSGILLTNWNVGTRIHTFEIHAPGVSAFLNPNDKGFIYEDGKVTVIDTKEIAGSGENYKYYGFFAESRHFIDCVKAGKEPSSSFADAVKTMELVDMIRAKTI, encoded by the coding sequence GTGTTGGAGAAGGTCAACGTGGGGCTTATCGGCGCGGGGTCTATGGCCAATTCCGTGCATTACCCATCACTTGCTGAATTCCCGGACGTCAATATGGTTGCTATATGCGATCTTGTCGAGAGCAAACTCAATGCCACAGCGGATAGATTCAACATTACCAGGCGGTATATAGACTATAAGGAAATGATCGAAAGGGAGCGCCTGGATGCGGTATATATTCTCATGCCTCCCCATCATCTATTTGACATCGTTATTTACGCGCTCAAGAGAGGCCTTCATGTTTTCATCGAAAAACCGCCGGCAGTAACCACATTTCAGGCGAAGTCCATGGCGAGGATAGCCGCTGAAAATGGATGTATCACGATGGTGGGCTTCAATCGAAGGTATATACCAATGATGACCTATGGGAAACGGTATGTTGAGGAACGCGGAAAGATAAATCAGGTTGTTGCCACGTTCTATAAGAAATCTTCCGCTGTTTACTATGATGGCGTTGTAGATGTCATAGGTTGCGATGCCATTCACGCTGTAGATGCGCTAAGGTGGATGGCCGGAAGCGATGCCATGGAGGTCGCGTCTCTTGAGAGCCAGTATGATGATGTTGTGCCTAATAGCTGGAATGCCATAGTGCGTTTCGAAAACGGGGTATCGGGGATCCTCCTCACGAACTGGAACGTCGGCACGAGGATACATACATTCGAGATCCACGCTCCTGGTGTAAGCGCCTTTTTAAATCCCAACGATAAGGGTTTCATTTATGAGGACGGAAAAGTCACTGTCATAGATACAAAGGAGATCGCGGGTAGTGGGGAGAATTATAAGTATTACGGATTCTTCGCAGAATCACGGCATTTCATCGACTGCGTAAAGGCTGGAAAGGAGCCATCGAGCAGCTTTGCTGACGCGGTGAAAACTATGGAGCTGGTGGATATGATAAGGGCTAAGACTATATAG
- a CDS encoding hydroxyacid dehydrogenase has product MKPRIALLQSHALTKKLFKEEYLERLRQVADVVINSKDENPTSADVEQVLEGASACITSWGCPMLTAEILDKAPDLRLVVHAAGTVKGIVSDAVWERNIIVTSGSPAIAIGVAETALGLTITSLKNIWRLSALTRQGLWRENQAAIDDCRELFEITVGVIGASNVGRHYIKLLRNFEVEILVYDPIWSADKIRELGARKVELDELLMKSDVVSVHAPAIPATRHMLNKDNLRLMKDNAILINTARGSIINEEDLIAELKKGRIWACIDVTDPEPPTKDSALRSLPNVILTPHIAGVVTNGLFRLGRYATEEIERFVAGEAPINPVKKESLSYIA; this is encoded by the coding sequence ATGAAACCCAGGATTGCACTGCTGCAGAGCCATGCTTTAACTAAGAAGCTCTTCAAGGAAGAGTATCTCGAAAGGCTTCGGCAGGTGGCTGATGTTGTCATCAATTCCAAAGATGAGAACCCCACATCAGCTGACGTGGAGCAGGTCCTTGAGGGGGCTTCAGCGTGTATTACATCATGGGGATGCCCGATGCTTACAGCGGAGATCCTTGACAAGGCTCCAGATCTCAGGCTGGTCGTGCATGCCGCAGGCACCGTAAAGGGTATTGTCTCAGATGCCGTCTGGGAGAGGAATATCATTGTGACCAGCGGCTCCCCCGCGATCGCGATCGGGGTTGCGGAAACGGCCCTTGGTCTCACAATTACCTCGCTCAAGAACATCTGGAGGCTCTCAGCGCTTACGCGTCAGGGGCTATGGCGTGAAAATCAGGCAGCCATTGACGATTGCCGGGAGCTCTTTGAGATAACCGTAGGAGTTATAGGGGCAAGCAATGTAGGCAGGCATTATATCAAGCTTCTCCGGAATTTCGAAGTTGAGATCCTGGTTTATGATCCTATATGGTCTGCGGATAAAATCCGTGAACTCGGCGCCCGGAAGGTCGAGCTCGATGAACTTCTGATGAAATCTGATGTGGTATCGGTTCACGCGCCAGCTATCCCTGCGACCCGGCATATGCTGAACAAGGATAACCTTAGGCTAATGAAGGATAACGCTATCCTAATCAATACGGCACGGGGTTCGATAATAAACGAGGAAGACTTGATAGCCGAACTCAAGAAGGGGAGGATCTGGGCCTGCATCGACGTTACGGATCCTGAGCCGCCGACAAAAGACAGCGCCCTTCGCTCACTTCCTAATGTTATTTTAACGCCCCACATTGCCGGCGTTGTAACCAATGGCCTCTTCAGGCTCGGAAGATACGCAACGGAAGAAATCGAGCGTTTTGTGGCAGGCGAGGCTCCCATTAATCCCGTCAAGAAGGAGAGCCTATCTTATATAGCTTAG
- a CDS encoding Gfo/Idh/MocA family oxidoreductase gives MFKIGVVDLDTSHPVAWVPKINAYGDMKVVAVWDSGAVNPRSYVEEFAQKNGIETVVDSLPDMAPLVDAAIIHGVDWDVHVDKAIPFVEAKKPVLIDKPMVGKLRDIDRLLALHRKHPDVPIMGGSSLRFAREVATLKSQMKEFGDVSCAFASGPGDFFSYGIHTVEMFQGVLGTGVRYVQHLGSRGQSELFEARYSDGTMVVYQLSAPVHEWFLIVSTSKGLKAITVDSSKIYDAIIERFHEMLCKGEAPLPLEQLLEAVKIQLAAQRARKTGMAVYLDELPYDDGFDGKAYTNQYRINKWKGQY, from the coding sequence ATGTTTAAGATAGGGGTAGTAGACCTTGATACTTCACATCCTGTCGCCTGGGTGCCAAAGATCAATGCCTATGGTGATATGAAGGTGGTAGCGGTATGGGATTCTGGTGCAGTGAACCCTAGAAGCTATGTGGAGGAATTTGCTCAGAAAAACGGGATAGAAACCGTAGTCGATTCGCTTCCCGATATGGCGCCATTGGTGGACGCGGCAATCATTCACGGGGTGGACTGGGATGTACATGTCGATAAAGCCATACCCTTTGTAGAGGCCAAGAAGCCTGTCTTGATTGACAAACCAATGGTTGGCAAGCTCCGCGATATAGACAGACTCCTCGCGCTTCACAGGAAACATCCCGATGTTCCAATCATGGGGGGTTCCAGCCTGAGGTTCGCCAGGGAGGTAGCAACCCTCAAATCTCAAATGAAGGAGTTTGGGGATGTTTCTTGCGCTTTCGCGAGCGGCCCAGGTGACTTCTTCAGCTATGGCATCCATACGGTAGAGATGTTCCAAGGAGTTCTAGGCACTGGGGTCAGATACGTTCAACACCTCGGATCCAGAGGCCAGAGCGAATTATTCGAAGCTAGATATTCCGACGGCACCATGGTGGTCTATCAGCTTTCGGCCCCAGTCCATGAGTGGTTTTTAATAGTCTCCACTTCTAAAGGACTGAAGGCTATTACTGTGGACAGTTCTAAAATATATGATGCCATCATCGAGCGCTTCCATGAAATGCTCTGCAAAGGTGAGGCTCCCCTCCCCTTAGAGCAACTCCTGGAAGCCGTGAAGATACAGCTTGCGGCCCAAAGGGCGCGGAAAACGGGAATGGCTGTCTATTTGGATGAACTTCCTTATGATGATGGTTTCGATGGGAAGGCTTATACAAATCAGTACAGGATAAATAAATGGAAGGGACAGTACTAG
- a CDS encoding mandelate racemase/muconate lactonizing enzyme family protein, which produces MLSDIRPIEANCDFKDEIFRVPLAFGAGVIKSVTSFTVRLEVENRKGKRAIGLGNVLLSDLWGFPTPHITHEKKDTAMREIGRKYARLISEYRTYAHPVDIYMDTVGELERISREVEKELDLGEPIPQLAAKLCMAPVDAALHDAFGAANGVSSYDAYGPEFMEHDLSAYLGSDYRGKYISDYIRKNYTTSLPVFHLVGGKDKLRKEDITDSDPKDGLPVSLDEWIRRDGIFCFKIKLKGNDLDWDTRRIIEVADVVMENAGYMGNPEFYFSVDTNEMCDSPEYMVELLKKLKAEKKEAFDALLYVEQPTERDLEAHRFDMRPLAAIKPVLADEGVTTLHAVDVALGLGWSGLALKTCKGHSFTLLCMAKCEQEGKSYSVQDLTNPGFSLIQSVGLAARINPIMGVEYNSRQYIPWADKEIQEAHLDVFTVRQGRVMTGSIGGLGLGYGETIVAS; this is translated from the coding sequence GTGCTCTCGGATATAAGGCCGATTGAGGCCAATTGTGATTTTAAAGATGAGATTTTTAGAGTACCGCTCGCCTTTGGGGCAGGGGTCATAAAAAGCGTCACCTCCTTCACGGTTAGATTAGAAGTTGAAAATAGGAAAGGTAAGAGGGCCATAGGCCTTGGAAATGTCCTTTTGAGCGACCTCTGGGGGTTTCCTACACCCCATATAACGCATGAGAAAAAGGACACCGCCATGCGGGAGATCGGCCGAAAATATGCGAGGCTGATCTCGGAATACCGGACTTACGCTCATCCAGTTGACATTTACATGGATACTGTAGGGGAACTCGAAAGGATATCCCGGGAAGTTGAGAAAGAGCTCGACCTTGGAGAGCCCATCCCACAGCTTGCGGCCAAGCTTTGTATGGCTCCCGTTGATGCCGCGCTTCATGATGCATTCGGGGCAGCGAATGGAGTCTCCTCTTATGATGCCTATGGTCCAGAGTTTATGGAACATGACCTCAGCGCATATCTGGGATCTGATTACCGGGGTAAATATATTTCGGACTACATTCGTAAGAACTACACAACTAGCCTTCCTGTGTTTCACCTTGTAGGGGGCAAGGATAAACTCCGGAAGGAGGATATCACGGATTCGGACCCGAAGGATGGGCTACCCGTGAGCCTCGATGAGTGGATCAGGCGGGATGGCATCTTCTGCTTCAAGATAAAGCTAAAGGGTAATGACCTCGATTGGGATACTCGGCGTATCATCGAGGTAGCGGATGTGGTCATGGAGAATGCGGGCTATATGGGCAACCCGGAATTCTATTTTTCCGTGGATACGAATGAGATGTGCGATAGCCCGGAATATATGGTTGAGCTTCTCAAAAAGCTCAAAGCCGAGAAGAAGGAAGCCTTTGACGCTCTCCTCTATGTAGAACAGCCAACGGAGCGCGATCTTGAGGCCCACCGTTTTGATATGCGACCTCTCGCAGCCATCAAGCCTGTCCTGGCGGATGAGGGAGTAACGACTCTCCATGCTGTTGACGTGGCTCTCGGACTAGGATGGTCTGGCTTAGCCCTCAAAACGTGTAAAGGTCATTCATTCACGCTCTTGTGCATGGCGAAATGCGAACAGGAGGGCAAGTCCTATTCAGTTCAGGATCTTACGAATCCTGGCTTTTCCCTCATCCAGTCTGTAGGGCTCGCTGCACGGATAAATCCAATCATGGGTGTAGAGTATAATTCCCGCCAATATATTCCCTGGGCCGATAAGGAAATCCAAGAAGCCCATTTGGATGTATTTACAGTAAGACAAGGTCGTGTCATGACTGGAAGCATTGGGGGGCTCGGACTCGGATATGGAGAGACCATCGTCGCCTCGTAG
- a CDS encoding carbon-nitrogen hydrolase family protein — protein sequence MSRRITISAIQLPDYHGEGSLEEKRDYNVRVAFEMIEEAAGRGSDIVCLPEVFQVVGVAETSDEFVRFAEPEEGGLAKTLCGLARRLGVSMIAPVVGLYGETLRNVAWVISKEGKIVGRYFKVHCTRGERDRGILPGDSWPVFDLGFAKLGVMICHDNSFPESARCLALNGAEIIFWPHVQSGWGDEVWDITLRSRAIDNAVYIVSCCFGRRPGEGWRPGMMVGRSGVIGPDGMILVEAGRTQGIATTTVDLDLPVIKHSFTKAGWQDFKVEMLRDRRPETYGVIAKTSR from the coding sequence ATGAGCAGAAGAATCACCATCAGTGCAATCCAGCTTCCCGACTATCACGGGGAAGGCTCCCTGGAAGAGAAACGCGACTATAATGTGAGAGTCGCTTTTGAGATGATAGAGGAGGCCGCAGGCAGGGGATCCGATATAGTTTGCCTTCCCGAGGTCTTTCAGGTGGTTGGTGTAGCGGAAACCTCAGATGAATTTGTTAGGTTTGCTGAGCCTGAGGAAGGGGGGCTTGCAAAGACGCTCTGCGGACTGGCTCGTCGATTGGGTGTAAGTATGATTGCCCCTGTGGTCGGACTCTATGGGGAGACGCTTAGGAATGTTGCCTGGGTGATATCAAAGGAAGGAAAGATAGTCGGCCGCTATTTCAAGGTGCATTGTACACGAGGAGAGCGTGATCGCGGGATATTGCCAGGAGACAGCTGGCCTGTTTTTGATCTTGGTTTCGCGAAACTCGGAGTTATGATATGCCATGATAATAGCTTCCCCGAGAGCGCAAGATGTCTTGCCTTGAATGGAGCCGAGATCATCTTCTGGCCCCACGTCCAATCGGGATGGGGGGATGAGGTCTGGGATATCACACTCCGTTCTAGGGCCATCGATAACGCTGTCTACATTGTGTCGTGTTGCTTCGGTCGGCGTCCTGGTGAAGGCTGGCGCCCAGGGATGATGGTAGGAAGGAGTGGGGTTATAGGGCCTGACGGGATGATCTTGGTGGAAGCCGGCCGGACACAGGGGATAGCCACAACCACGGTTGACCTGGACCTGCCCGTGATCAAGCATTCCTTCACAAAGGCGGGCTGGCAGGATTTCAAGGTTGAGATGCTAAGAGATAGGCGACCTGAGACCTATGGTGTAATCGCCAAGACTTCGCGTTGA
- a CDS encoding extracellular solute-binding protein has product MRRKIYTMRPKFTRLLFCLLSMLFILSLWGVGASAKVTVTMWAFPIFQDDMAEFFGPIIQKFEKENPDIAVKIEFFPWEARAERMMTAIASKSAPDVAYLNEDIFPTYADIGALVPLDKYMTQEDLKDFKALGALKWKGELYVLPILQNIHIPTYNKAHIAKAGADAKNLPTWFSSVTLWRASP; this is encoded by the coding sequence GTGAGGAGGAAGATATATACCATGAGGCCAAAATTCACTAGACTTCTCTTTTGTCTTTTATCCATGTTGTTTATACTTTCTCTTTGGGGAGTAGGGGCTTCAGCTAAGGTGACTGTGACCATGTGGGCGTTTCCGATCTTTCAGGACGACATGGCCGAGTTCTTTGGTCCCATAATCCAAAAATTTGAAAAAGAAAACCCTGATATTGCCGTGAAAATTGAGTTCTTCCCCTGGGAAGCTAGAGCAGAGCGGATGATGACTGCCATAGCTTCTAAATCTGCTCCGGATGTGGCGTACCTGAACGAGGACATCTTCCCGACATATGCAGACATAGGCGCTCTTGTACCATTAGATAAATACATGACTCAGGAGGATCTTAAGGATTTCAAAGCTCTGGGTGCTCTAAAATGGAAAGGGGAACTCTATGTTCTTCCCATACTTCAAAATATCCATATCCCTACCTACAATAAGGCCCACATCGCTAAAGCAGGGGCAGATGCAAAGAATCTACCTACCTGGTTCTCCAGCGTTACTTTGTGGAGGGCATCGCCCTAA